Genomic window (Polyangia bacterium):
TGTGCAGGATGCGAATGTGGCCGTGGAAAGCGGCTGCCCCGAGCTACCGGAAGAGGTGATGGTATGGAGATGGCGTATCGACAGCGGTGGGAGGCGGAAATCGCGGAGATGCGGCGGGTGCTCGCCGGCTTTGCGATGAAGGAAGAGTGCAAGTGGGGTAAGCCTACCTACACGGTGGATGGGAAGAACATCGTCATTATGCAGGGCTTCAAAGAGTACTTCGGGCTGGGCTTCTTTCAGGGCGCCGTGCTGAAGGATCCCAAGAAGGAGCTGGTGCAGCTCGGTCAGGTGCACGCCGGGCGGGTGATGAGATTCACCAGCGTGAAGGACATCACGGCGAAGGCGGCGACCATCAAGGCCTACGTACGCGAGGCCATCGCAGTCGAGAGGGCTGGCCTGCGGATGGAGCAGAAGAAGACCTCAGATCTTCCGGTTCCCGAGGAGCTGACGAAGCGGTTCCGAAAGGACGCGCGTTTCAAGCGAGCCTTCCAGGCGCTGACGCCGGGCCGGCAGAGGAGTTACCTCTACCACTTTGCCGCAGCCAAACAGTCGGCGACGCGGGTGGCACGGATCGAAAAGGCGATGCCGTCGATATTCGAAGGCCGAGGGTTCCTGGAGAGGCGCTAGCCATTCACAGCACGCTGGTGCGTGCGCGGGAGCAGTAGTGCGCGGGTTCTTTCTAAGATTCATCGCGTGAACCTGACCCTGATCG
Coding sequences:
- a CDS encoding YdeI/OmpD-associated family protein produces the protein MEMAYRQRWEAEIAEMRRVLAGFAMKEECKWGKPTYTVDGKNIVIMQGFKEYFGLGFFQGAVLKDPKKELVQLGQVHAGRVMRFTSVKDITAKAATIKAYVREAIAVERAGLRMEQKKTSDLPVPEELTKRFRKDARFKRAFQALTPGRQRSYLYHFAAAKQSATRVARIEKAMPSIFEGRGFLERR